One part of the Corynebacterium sp. CNCTC7651 genome encodes these proteins:
- a CDS encoding class I SAM-dependent RNA methyltransferase, whose product MTESEHGTTERGTVNLAITRMAHGGEGIGNDADGRVVFVAGALPGDTVSARLTKEKKRWARADLVEVLEPSPIRVPTACPAAAAGAGCCDYSHVAPDAQLDLKLDVLRGQLSALAGRSGALEAFDPASIDARALEPHVGWRTRVRLGVDQAGLAGVRRARSTDVIASEACTQPVPGLTDGLIGQQRFTPGSEVVAVRDADGTRHVVETARVQRGRRVEEIHTVIEGTGQVTERIGDAEFSFPATAFWQAHQEAPEAYAHLIQEWGADSYSRGDAWDLYGGVGAFVPAIHAATGGATVHTVDYSPAATSNPQPGLRGLPVEVHRGRVEGSVDTLPAPSLVVLDPPRSGAGEQVVQAVAAAGPERVIHIGCDPATLARDLAAWASAGYVPGRMMLVDAFGATHHFETIVELSPRGQ is encoded by the coding sequence ATGACCGAATCTGAACACGGCACCACTGAACGCGGCACCGTCAACCTTGCCATCACTCGCATGGCCCACGGCGGGGAGGGCATTGGCAACGACGCAGATGGGCGAGTGGTCTTTGTCGCCGGCGCGTTGCCGGGGGACACCGTCTCCGCGCGCTTGACCAAGGAGAAGAAGCGCTGGGCGCGCGCCGACCTGGTCGAGGTGCTCGAGCCTTCACCCATCCGCGTGCCAACTGCCTGCCCGGCTGCGGCCGCGGGCGCGGGCTGCTGCGATTACAGCCATGTCGCGCCGGATGCGCAGCTGGACCTGAAGCTTGACGTATTGCGGGGCCAGCTCTCCGCGTTGGCCGGACGCTCGGGCGCCTTGGAGGCGTTTGACCCAGCATCCATTGACGCCCGCGCGCTCGAGCCTCACGTCGGATGGCGCACCCGCGTGCGGCTGGGCGTAGACCAGGCGGGGCTGGCCGGCGTGCGCCGTGCCCGCTCCACGGACGTCATCGCGTCTGAGGCTTGCACGCAGCCGGTGCCCGGTTTGACTGACGGGCTGATCGGCCAGCAGCGGTTCACTCCCGGCAGTGAGGTTGTGGCCGTGCGCGACGCGGACGGCACGCGCCACGTGGTTGAGACAGCGCGCGTGCAACGCGGGCGGCGTGTGGAAGAGATCCACACTGTCATCGAGGGGACCGGGCAGGTAACTGAGCGCATTGGGGATGCCGAGTTCAGCTTTCCCGCCACCGCATTCTGGCAGGCGCACCAAGAGGCACCCGAAGCCTATGCACACCTAATCCAGGAATGGGGCGCTGACTCCTACTCCCGCGGCGATGCGTGGGACCTTTACGGCGGCGTCGGCGCGTTTGTGCCCGCCATCCACGCGGCGACCGGCGGGGCCACCGTCCACACCGTGGACTACTCCCCGGCGGCCACGTCGAACCCGCAGCCGGGTCTGCGCGGCCTTCCGGTGGAGGTGCACCGGGGCAGGGTTGAAGGGAGCGTCGATACGCTCCCAGCCCCGAGCCTTGTTGTGCTGGACCCGCCGCGGTCTGGTGCGGGAGAGCAGGTAGTGCAGGCGGTTGCCGCAGCAGGCCCGGAGCGGGTGATCCACATCGGGTGCGATCCGGCGACGCTGGCGCGCGACCTCGCGGCGTGGGCTTCGGCGGGGTACGTGCCGGGGCGCATGATGCTTGTCGACGCTTTCGGGGCCACCCACCACTTCGAAACCATCGTGGAACTTTCCCCGCGCGGGCAGTAG
- the dut gene encoding dUTP diphosphatase, which produces MEPLRVKRLHPDAVLPMRAHAGDAGADLYAAEDVTLAPGERALIGTGIAIALPMGTVGLIHPRSGLAAKHGITIVNAPGTVDAEYRGELKVCLLNTDRAKAFEVTRGMRIAQLVVQRVELVGFEEVEELDETARGTGGYGSTGTH; this is translated from the coding sequence CTGGAGCCGCTGCGGGTGAAGCGCCTTCACCCTGATGCAGTCCTTCCGATGCGCGCCCACGCCGGGGACGCGGGTGCGGACCTTTACGCTGCAGAGGATGTGACGTTGGCCCCGGGAGAGCGTGCCCTGATTGGCACCGGCATTGCCATTGCGTTGCCGATGGGCACGGTGGGGCTAATCCATCCCCGTTCCGGGCTAGCCGCCAAGCACGGAATCACCATCGTCAACGCCCCGGGCACTGTCGATGCGGAGTACCGCGGCGAGTTGAAGGTGTGCTTGCTTAACACCGATCGCGCCAAGGCGTTCGAGGTCACGCGCGGCATGCGCATTGCCCAGCTGGTGGTGCAGCGGGTGGAGCTTGTGGGCTTCGAAGAGGTCGAGGAGCTGGACGAAACGGCGCGCGGTACTGGCGGGTACGGCTCCACGGGCACGCATTAA
- a CDS encoding DUF4193 domain-containing protein, which produces MATDYDAPRRRMDDDIETDSLEGLKAAEAAGSSMDDDGEIVDSFELPSQDLSGEELNVEVKPRQEDEFTCASCFLVQKRKRLAHTEPDGSMICLDCE; this is translated from the coding sequence GTGGCTACCGATTACGACGCGCCGCGTCGCCGCATGGACGACGACATTGAGACCGATTCCCTCGAGGGCCTGAAGGCCGCCGAAGCTGCCGGCAGCAGCATGGATGATGACGGCGAGATCGTTGATTCTTTCGAGCTTCCCAGCCAGGACCTTTCCGGCGAGGAGCTCAACGTTGAGGTGAAGCCGCGTCAGGAAGACGAGTTCACCTGCGCATCCTGCTTCCTAGTGCAGAAGCGCAAGCGTCTGGCGCACACGGAGCCGGACGGCTCCATGATCTGCCTGGACTGCGAGTAG
- a CDS encoding DUF3710 domain-containing protein: MALWPFGKKKSTEKNTEKNTDPVDTPVEQPAPVEDSASVADAPAEAPATPAPAAVESIEQAAGTAPLQNYDPVNGSTGPFDGDSVDIDDFDFSDFSDVTLALGSMRVPMPKGTQVQVEMGEQGPKMVHIVTPYGRLTPVAFAAPRTGGMWEESAAEITEGMRSEGMPVHVEEGPWGREVVGTGTNGTIRIIGIEGPRWLYRVTLAAPSGREAEMADLGRETIARSFVYRGEEPILAGNSLPVVLPAQLAAQVQQAVQARAAQQNDPFAQGQAPTGGNPNALSDALREIMEINRQQNGGADAAGDNR; encoded by the coding sequence ATGGCACTTTGGCCGTTTGGCAAGAAGAAGAGCACTGAGAAGAACACCGAGAAAAACACCGATCCGGTAGATACCCCGGTAGAGCAGCCGGCACCGGTAGAGGATTCCGCGTCGGTCGCAGATGCACCGGCAGAGGCGCCAGCCACCCCGGCTCCTGCCGCGGTGGAGTCGATCGAGCAGGCTGCGGGCACCGCGCCGCTGCAGAACTACGACCCCGTGAACGGCTCCACCGGTCCGTTCGACGGGGACTCGGTGGATATCGATGATTTCGACTTCTCCGATTTCTCCGATGTCACGCTAGCCCTCGGCTCCATGCGGGTGCCCATGCCCAAGGGGACGCAGGTGCAGGTGGAGATGGGGGAGCAGGGCCCGAAGATGGTCCACATTGTGACCCCGTACGGCCGCTTGACCCCCGTGGCGTTTGCCGCGCCGCGCACGGGCGGAATGTGGGAGGAATCCGCTGCAGAGATCACGGAGGGCATGCGTTCCGAGGGCATGCCTGTGCACGTGGAGGAGGGTCCGTGGGGCCGCGAGGTCGTGGGCACCGGCACCAACGGCACGATCCGCATCATCGGCATTGAGGGCCCGCGCTGGCTGTACCGCGTCACCCTGGCGGCACCGTCCGGGCGCGAAGCCGAGATGGCTGACCTGGGCCGCGAAACTATCGCCCGTTCCTTTGTCTACCGCGGCGAGGAGCCCATTCTGGCAGGTAACTCCCTGCCCGTCGTTTTGCCGGCGCAGCTCGCAGCACAGGTGCAGCAGGCCGTCCAGGCCCGCGCAGCGCAGCAGAATGATCCGTTTGCGCAGGGCCAGGCGCCGACCGGCGGCAACCCGAACGCGCTGAGCGATGCTCTGCGCGAGATCATGGAGATCAACCGTCAGCAGAACGGCGGTGCGGACGCGGCTGGTGACAACCGCTAG
- a CDS encoding DUF4190 domain-containing protein, translating to MTNNPYPNRNQPDPSGFNHPEGYSAYNPSGQEPDYGSYGQQSDYGQTGQSNFGQYGQDSYSQYGQDSGYGQYGQDGYGQQPYPGYGPAGVAPKNSMSTAALVVGIIALIFIVLFFPFAIVLGLVSIVLGFLGIRRAKDIQAGVHVPGANSGKGKAIAGIVMGAISLVVSAALFAFGYQIAQEVLDSGMIEKCEQYQDNPQELQECIQREVLNNPRLNPNANN from the coding sequence GTGACTAACAACCCGTACCCCAACCGCAATCAGCCGGACCCGAGCGGCTTTAACCACCCTGAGGGCTACTCCGCCTACAACCCGTCCGGGCAGGAGCCCGATTATGGCTCCTACGGCCAGCAGAGCGATTACGGGCAAACTGGCCAGTCCAACTTTGGCCAGTACGGCCAAGACAGCTACAGCCAGTATGGCCAGGATTCTGGGTACGGCCAGTACGGCCAGGACGGTTACGGCCAGCAGCCTTACCCGGGTTACGGGCCAGCAGGGGTGGCTCCGAAGAACTCGATGTCAACCGCTGCCCTGGTCGTCGGCATCATTGCTTTGATCTTCATCGTCCTGTTCTTCCCGTTTGCGATCGTCCTCGGCCTTGTCTCCATCGTGCTCGGCTTCTTGGGTATCCGCCGCGCCAAGGACATTCAAGCTGGCGTCCACGTGCCGGGCGCAAACAGCGGCAAGGGCAAGGCCATCGCCGGTATCGTCATGGGCGCAATCTCCTTGGTTGTGTCCGCCGCGCTTTTCGCCTTTGGCTACCAGATCGCCCAAGAAGTGCTGGACAGCGGGATGATCGAAAAGTGTGAGCAGTACCAGGACAACCCGCAGGAGCTGCAGGAGTGCATCCAGCGCGAGGTGCTGAACAACCCGCGGTTGAACCCGAACGCGAACAATTAA
- a CDS encoding inositol monophosphatase family protein gives MDATPTSSQPTPAATELLDVCLDLAKDAADLIVLQRDFLAKHGSVAQVTSTKTSPVDPVTAVDKAAEQRITERLKELRPDDGILGEEGADVAGTSGVLWIVDPIDGTVNFLYGLPVYAVSIGAALHGELVAGCVVNVANGDVYSAAAGEGAFVERGGERRRLIASRESNTDLALVATGFAYDAARRAKQAEMLRLILPRVRDIRRLGSAALDLCHVAEGRVDAYYEHGTHPWDYAAGAVIAAEAGAKVVHPGLVDRADIGAPVIAAAPRLWEPFADLLAAAGADQPLEGP, from the coding sequence ATGGACGCCACACCCACTTCCTCTCAGCCCACTCCCGCCGCCACCGAGCTTCTCGACGTTTGCTTAGACCTGGCCAAGGATGCCGCCGACCTCATCGTGCTCCAGCGCGATTTCCTGGCGAAGCACGGGTCCGTCGCCCAAGTGACCAGCACCAAGACTTCGCCGGTGGATCCGGTGACCGCGGTGGACAAAGCCGCCGAGCAGCGCATTACTGAACGTCTGAAGGAGCTGAGGCCTGACGACGGCATTCTCGGGGAGGAGGGCGCGGATGTAGCGGGCACCAGTGGTGTGCTGTGGATCGTTGATCCGATCGACGGCACCGTGAACTTCCTCTACGGCCTGCCTGTGTATGCGGTCTCGATCGGCGCTGCCCTGCACGGCGAGCTGGTTGCTGGGTGCGTGGTGAATGTGGCGAACGGGGACGTGTACTCCGCTGCCGCCGGCGAGGGTGCGTTTGTGGAGCGCGGCGGCGAGCGGCGGCGCTTGATTGCGTCGCGCGAGTCCAACACCGATCTGGCGCTGGTAGCTACGGGCTTTGCATACGACGCCGCCCGCCGCGCCAAGCAGGCGGAGATGCTGCGGCTCATTCTGCCGCGCGTGCGCGACATCCGGCGCCTCGGCTCTGCGGCGCTGGACCTGTGCCACGTGGCGGAGGGGCGGGTGGATGCGTACTACGAGCACGGGACGCACCCCTGGGATTACGCGGCCGGCGCTGTCATCGCCGCCGAAGCGGGGGCGAAGGTCGTGCACCCGGGTCTTGTGGACCGCGCGGACATCGGCGCGCCTGTCATTGCCGCGGCACCGCGGTTGTGGGAGCCCTTCGCGGACCTGCTTGCTGCCGCAGGCGCGGACCAACCCTTGGAGGGGCCTTAA
- a CDS encoding DUF3093 domain-containing protein — protein MTNLSTSSPGSGSAAPQVLYTERQWVPWYWWAAGLGLVLLLAAQFALNRNIWWFVISFLAVGALVGWFLTWLSKTVLRVELEADGTRWLIVDDANLPNTVVARSMVVPLSARQNALGRQLDPAAFLVSHAWVPEHVLLVLNDPEDPTPYWMISARNPEAVLDAFVPGQRTETSAGE, from the coding sequence GTGACCAACCTCAGTACTTCCTCCCCCGGGTCCGGATCTGCGGCACCGCAGGTGCTTTACACGGAGCGGCAATGGGTTCCCTGGTACTGGTGGGCAGCCGGTCTCGGCTTGGTCTTGCTTCTCGCGGCGCAGTTCGCGCTGAACAGGAACATCTGGTGGTTTGTCATCTCGTTCCTCGCCGTTGGCGCACTGGTGGGCTGGTTCCTCACCTGGTTGTCTAAGACAGTGCTGCGCGTTGAGTTAGAGGCGGACGGCACCCGCTGGCTTATTGTCGATGACGCGAATCTGCCCAATACTGTCGTCGCCCGCTCGATGGTGGTGCCGCTTTCTGCCCGGCAGAATGCGCTGGGCCGGCAGCTCGATCCCGCCGCGTTTCTGGTTTCCCATGCGTGGGTGCCGGAGCACGTGCTGCTGGTGTTGAACGACCCCGAAGATCCCACCCCCTATTGGATGATCTCGGCGCGCAACCCGGAAGCTGTGTTGGATGCTTTCGTGCCGGGTCAGCGCACCGAGACCAGCGCCGGGGAGTAG
- a CDS encoding DEAD/DEAH box helicase, with the protein MTSSTSGPRLRAWQQEALDSFLRDKPRDFLAVATPGAGKTTFALTLAAELYSSKSVQRLIVVVPTEHLKHQWADAAKRFGLSLDPDFTNASAVNPAYDGIVVTYAQVGMHPFKHHAVASARRTLVILDEIHHAGDAKSWGDGIYEAYNDVEHRLALTGTPFRSDDSQIPFVRYEEDGEGHLVSQSDYTYGYAEALRDGVVRPVVFLAYSGEAQWKDSAGEEYSARLGEPLNAEQTAKAWRTALDPKGDWIAAVLTAAHTRLMKIRAHMPDAGGLVIATNTTTARAYAKILQGISSTPVTVVLSDEAGASDRITEFSNSTSEWMVAVRMVSEGVDVPRLAVGVYATSASTPLFFAQAIGRFVRSRLPGESASVFLPSVPVLLQLAEDMEVARDHVLGKPHRESGWSDELLEQANRTENEPDELTGYEAIGASAELDSLIFEGSTYGTPTEAGSAEEQDFLGLPGLLDAEQVKLLLRKRQSDQLDARDAEEKARRAAERQARERAELLGEPLPGSPLNDGRTSQPPSGGAGAASAGASSSGAGTSGAGTSGAVASDEIPELRKELNARVAIVASKTGRAHGAIHTEARNACGGPPTALCNAEQLRDRIAYLRGW; encoded by the coding sequence GTGACATCGTCAACCTCGGGGCCTCGTCTGCGCGCATGGCAGCAGGAGGCCCTTGATTCGTTTCTGCGGGACAAGCCGCGAGACTTCCTCGCTGTTGCTACGCCGGGCGCCGGCAAGACGACGTTTGCTTTGACGCTGGCGGCGGAGCTGTATTCGTCGAAAAGCGTGCAGCGCCTCATCGTGGTGGTGCCAACCGAGCACCTGAAGCACCAGTGGGCAGACGCGGCAAAGCGCTTCGGTCTGTCGCTGGACCCGGACTTCACCAACGCGTCCGCGGTGAACCCTGCCTACGACGGCATTGTGGTCACGTACGCCCAGGTGGGCATGCACCCGTTCAAGCACCACGCCGTTGCAAGTGCGCGGCGCACGCTGGTGATTCTGGATGAGATCCACCACGCGGGCGACGCCAAGAGCTGGGGCGACGGTATCTATGAGGCGTACAACGACGTAGAGCACCGCTTGGCTTTGACCGGCACGCCGTTCCGGTCCGACGATTCGCAGATCCCCTTCGTGCGCTACGAAGAGGACGGGGAGGGCCACTTGGTCTCCCAGTCCGACTACACCTACGGCTACGCCGAGGCGCTGCGCGACGGCGTAGTGCGCCCGGTGGTGTTCCTGGCCTATTCCGGCGAGGCCCAGTGGAAGGATTCGGCGGGGGAGGAATACTCCGCGCGTCTGGGAGAGCCGCTGAATGCGGAGCAGACAGCGAAAGCGTGGCGCACGGCGCTGGACCCGAAAGGCGATTGGATCGCGGCGGTGCTCACAGCCGCGCACACCCGCCTGATGAAGATCCGCGCCCACATGCCGGATGCCGGCGGGCTGGTCATTGCCACCAACACCACCACCGCGCGCGCTTACGCAAAGATCCTGCAGGGCATCAGCTCCACGCCGGTCACCGTCGTGCTTTCGGACGAAGCCGGAGCATCCGACCGCATCACAGAATTCTCCAACTCCACGTCCGAGTGGATGGTGGCCGTGCGCATGGTGTCCGAGGGCGTGGACGTGCCGCGCTTGGCCGTCGGCGTCTACGCCACCTCCGCGTCCACCCCGCTCTTCTTCGCCCAGGCCATCGGGCGCTTTGTGCGCTCCCGCCTGCCCGGCGAGTCTGCCTCGGTGTTCCTGCCGTCCGTGCCGGTGCTGCTTCAGCTCGCCGAGGACATGGAGGTTGCGCGCGACCACGTGCTGGGCAAGCCGCACCGCGAATCCGGCTGGTCCGACGAGCTCTTGGAGCAGGCGAACCGCACCGAGAACGAGCCGGACGAGCTCACCGGCTACGAGGCCATCGGCGCGTCCGCCGAGCTGGACTCGCTCATTTTCGAAGGCTCCACCTACGGCACCCCAACTGAAGCCGGCTCCGCCGAGGAGCAGGACTTCCTGGGGCTTCCCGGTTTGCTTGACGCTGAGCAGGTGAAACTGCTTCTGCGTAAACGCCAGAGCGACCAGCTCGACGCGAGGGACGCCGAGGAGAAGGCGCGCCGGGCGGCCGAGCGGCAGGCCCGCGAGCGCGCCGAGCTTTTGGGCGAGCCCCTTCCGGGCTCCCCGCTTAACGACGGAAGAACATCCCAACCACCAAGCGGCGGAGCCGGGGCTGCGTCAGCTGGGGCCAGCAGTTCAGGGGCCGGCACTTCTGGGGCCGGCACTTCTGGAGCTGTTGCCTCCGACGAAATCCCGGAGCTGCGCAAGGAGCTCAACGCGCGTGTTGCAATCGTCGCAAGTAAAACCGGGCGCGCCCACGGCGCGATCCATACTGAGGCGCGCAACGCTTGCGGCGGTCCACCCACGGCGCTCTGCAACGCGGAGCAACTTCGCGACCGCATTGCCTACCTCCGCGGTTGGTAG
- a CDS encoding DUF3099 domain-containing protein, producing the protein MSATGEHFHDRDTVDVDVEPEGKKPRRSRRSSRALITDLKHSPEQNRQSREKQYLILQGIRLPFILLSLVAAFGWNNWGLASIFFLISVPLPWISVMVANGEGEVRDARSRNVYKPAVAREEAYRLEAARQAQLNQASQSGSAQAPSIIEHDD; encoded by the coding sequence ATGAGCGCAACCGGCGAGCACTTCCACGACCGTGACACGGTGGACGTGGATGTAGAGCCCGAGGGCAAGAAGCCCCGCCGCAGTCGACGCTCCTCCCGCGCTCTGATCACGGACCTCAAGCATTCCCCCGAGCAGAACCGCCAGAGCCGCGAGAAGCAGTACCTCATCCTGCAGGGCATCCGTCTGCCGTTCATTCTGCTTTCCCTCGTCGCCGCGTTCGGCTGGAACAACTGGGGTTTGGCCTCCATCTTCTTCCTCATTTCTGTTCCGCTACCCTGGATCTCGGTGATGGTGGCCAACGGTGAGGGCGAAGTGCGTGACGCGCGTTCCCGCAACGTATATAAGCCCGCGGTTGCGCGCGAGGAGGCATACCGGCTGGAGGCCGCACGCCAGGCCCAGCTGAACCAGGCTTCCCAGTCTGGCAGCGCGCAGGCGCCCAGTATCATCGAGCACGACGATTAG
- the ppgK gene encoding polyphosphate--glucose phosphotransferase: MAEGTNLGVGVDVGGSGIKGAVVDLDTGEFVGERVKILTPKPATPDAVAAVVADIVRELDWDGPVGVALPSVIKHQVAQTAANIDKSWIGTNVHDLLSRHLGARPIAVLNDADAAGLAEVAFGEPEAQNGAVIFLTFGTGIGSAFFAEGRLFPNTELGHLLIDGRDAEHIASSAVKDAEELSYSQWAERVDGVLHEFDRLFNPTAFVVGGGISRKAEKWVPKLTVDVPVIPAKLRNRAGIVGAAMAAHDHVTP; the protein is encoded by the coding sequence ATGGCAGAGGGCACGAACCTTGGTGTGGGCGTGGATGTCGGCGGCTCCGGCATCAAGGGCGCAGTGGTTGATCTGGATACCGGCGAGTTTGTCGGCGAGCGGGTGAAAATTCTCACCCCGAAGCCGGCCACCCCGGATGCGGTTGCCGCCGTGGTTGCGGATATTGTGCGCGAGCTGGACTGGGACGGCCCCGTCGGCGTGGCGCTGCCGAGCGTGATCAAGCACCAGGTCGCCCAGACCGCGGCCAACATCGACAAGTCTTGGATTGGCACCAACGTCCACGATCTGCTTTCCCGCCACCTCGGCGCGCGCCCCATTGCCGTGCTGAACGACGCTGACGCGGCCGGCCTCGCCGAAGTAGCGTTCGGGGAGCCGGAGGCGCAGAACGGCGCCGTCATCTTCCTCACCTTCGGCACCGGCATCGGCTCCGCATTCTTCGCGGAGGGCAGGCTCTTCCCCAACACCGAGCTGGGGCATTTGCTTATCGACGGTCGAGATGCCGAGCACATTGCTTCCTCCGCCGTGAAGGATGCTGAAGAGCTCAGCTACTCCCAGTGGGCGGAACGCGTTGATGGCGTGCTGCACGAGTTTGACCGCCTGTTCAACCCCACCGCGTTCGTTGTGGGCGGCGGAATCTCCCGCAAGGCGGAAAAGTGGGTGCCGAAGTTGACGGTTGATGTACCCGTCATCCCCGCGAAGCTGCGCAACCGCGCGGGCATTGTGGGTGCGGCGATGGCAGCCCACGATCACGTCACCCCCTAA
- a CDS encoding RNA polymerase sigma factor, whose protein sequence is MVASEASGEDTVTGAANAPGGDTGTESTTGTTGTKRAVKKTAKKTVKKTAKKAVKRTSTATSAAAEGADVEAADDGEQAPVKQAAKKTAKKTAKKAVKKAAKKTAKKTAKKATKKTAKKTAKKVAAKDSAVPGEDQLEPEELETEDGLSVGEEEPADLDYDPEDPELIDDEDDAFDDELPGDLEDDELDGDEADEDEEDEEDEDEEEDDGSSVWDIEESAALRQARKDAQLTASADSVRAYLKQIGKVALLDAEQEVSLAKRIEAGLYAQYRLDEMARAAEEGDKDAKLTPAMKRDLRAVARDGRKAKNHLLEANLRLVVSLAKRYTGRGMAFLDLIQEGNLGLIRAVEKFDYSKGYKFSTYATWWIRQAITRAMADQARTIRIPVHMVEVINKLGRIQRELLQDLGREPTPLELAKEMDITEEKVLEIQQYAREPISLDQTIGDEGDSQLGDFIEDSEAVVAVDAVSFTLLQDQLQDVLHTLSEREAGVVRLRFGLTDGMPRTLDEIGQVYGVTRERIRQIESKTMSKLRHPSRSQVLRDYLD, encoded by the coding sequence GTGGTAGCCAGCGAAGCTTCAGGCGAGGACACCGTCACCGGCGCGGCAAACGCACCTGGCGGTGATACCGGCACGGAATCCACCACCGGCACAACCGGCACCAAGCGTGCTGTGAAGAAGACGGCGAAAAAGACTGTCAAGAAGACGGCTAAGAAGGCCGTGAAGAGGACCTCCACCGCCACTTCTGCGGCAGCTGAGGGTGCGGATGTGGAGGCAGCCGATGATGGCGAGCAGGCTCCGGTGAAGCAGGCTGCCAAGAAGACCGCGAAAAAGACCGCCAAGAAGGCCGTGAAGAAGGCTGCCAAGAAGACGGCGAAAAAGACCGCGAAGAAGGCAACGAAGAAGACGGCGAAGAAGACGGCGAAGAAGGTTGCCGCTAAGGACTCGGCCGTTCCTGGCGAGGACCAGCTCGAGCCGGAAGAGCTTGAGACCGAGGACGGTCTTAGTGTCGGCGAAGAGGAGCCGGCCGATCTGGATTACGACCCAGAAGACCCGGAGCTCATCGACGACGAGGATGACGCGTTCGATGACGAGCTGCCGGGCGACCTCGAGGACGATGAACTCGACGGCGATGAGGCCGACGAGGATGAAGAGGACGAGGAAGATGAGGACGAAGAGGAAGACGATGGCTCCTCCGTCTGGGACATCGAAGAATCTGCCGCCCTCCGTCAGGCCCGTAAGGATGCGCAGCTCACTGCCTCTGCTGACTCTGTTCGCGCGTACCTGAAGCAAATCGGCAAGGTGGCCCTGCTTGACGCGGAGCAGGAGGTTTCCCTGGCCAAGCGCATTGAGGCTGGCTTGTACGCCCAGTACCGCCTTGATGAGATGGCCCGCGCCGCGGAAGAGGGTGACAAGGATGCCAAACTCACCCCTGCGATGAAGCGTGATCTCCGCGCCGTTGCACGCGACGGACGCAAGGCGAAGAACCACCTGCTGGAGGCCAACCTCCGCCTCGTGGTTTCCCTGGCAAAGCGCTACACCGGCCGAGGTATGGCGTTCTTGGACCTGATCCAGGAGGGCAACCTGGGCTTGATCCGTGCTGTGGAGAAGTTCGACTACTCCAAGGGCTACAAGTTCTCCACCTATGCAACATGGTGGATCCGCCAGGCCATTACCCGCGCGATGGCGGACCAGGCCCGAACCATCCGCATCCCGGTCCACATGGTCGAGGTGATCAACAAGCTCGGCCGCATCCAGCGCGAGCTGTTGCAGGACCTCGGCCGCGAGCCGACGCCGCTTGAGCTGGCGAAGGAAATGGACATCACCGAGGAGAAGGTCCTCGAGATCCAGCAGTACGCCCGCGAGCCGATCTCACTGGACCAGACTATTGGCGACGAGGGCGACAGCCAGCTAGGCGACTTCATCGAGGACTCCGAGGCCGTGGTCGCCGTGGACGCTGTCTCCTTCACACTGCTGCAGGACCAGCTCCAGGACGTGCTCCACACGCTCTCCGAGCGCGAGGCCGGCGTGGTCCGCCTGCGCTTCGGGCTTACCGACGGCATGCCGCGCACCCTCGACGAGATCGGCCAGGTTTACGGCGTGACCCGCGAGCGTATCCGCCAGATCGAGTCGAAGACCATGTCTAAGCTGCGCCACCCCTCCCGCTCCCAGGTACTACGCGACTACTTGGACTAG
- a CDS encoding DUF3039 domain-containing protein yields the protein MMVGVKTTTKTLERTDLREDTSSTTDDGTPKVFHYVKKDQIVDSAISGKMVVALCGETFPVKKQAKPGSPVCGDCERIYKGLRRK from the coding sequence ATGATGGTGGGCGTGAAGACGACGACGAAAACCCTCGAGCGCACCGACCTGCGGGAAGATACCTCGTCCACGACTGACGATGGAACCCCCAAGGTTTTCCACTACGTCAAGAAAGACCAAATCGTCGACTCGGCTATCTCCGGCAAGATGGTCGTGGCCCTGTGCGGGGAGACGTTCCCGGTGAAGAAGCAGGCAAAGCCGGGATCGCCCGTGTGCGGGGACTGCGAGCGTATTTACAAGGGGCTGCGCCGCAAGTGA